The nucleotide window AAAGCGCAGTGTCGGCCCAACCCACCGTTCAGCATTTGCCAGTGCTTCGCGGCGGCGCTCCCGAGAGCGGTACGTCCGGGTACAGTGCAGCACTTCAAGTTAAAGGAGTCGACCTCGCAGGCGTAATCGGTGACTGCGGGCACAGCACAACGATGTCCCTCATGGTCCATGAGGCGAATAGCGCGCAGCAATCACGTCACTAGCCGAAGTGCGCCTCTCATGCGTCGGGCGCAACAGATGCCGCTTGCCGATCATACGCTGAAACCTGCAGCGGGGCGGGCAGCCTTTGGGAAACCCTTTGAATTCAAGGGATACGTTTCAGGGCATCATGTTACCAGCTACATGAAATCAAGGGATAGCATAGAGGTTTCTTCCAATGGCCCGCTGGCCTGACAGGCCGTTATCCGTCCAGCGCCGCCAGCAGATCCTGCCGGTTCCCGATCACCCGCACGATCAGCACCCCCAAGTCATCCTCAAGATGCACGACCAGATGCGCGCCATGCGGATGCAGGCGGACGGGCGGCGTGAACTCCGGGCGCAGCGGTGACATTTCGGGAAACTCGACAATCAGATCAAACAGATGCGACAGTGCAATCAGGTAGGCATCGGCGCGCGCCGCTCCCCACTCGGCGGCGCCGTGGGTCCAGATTGCTTCCAGATCCTGCCTTGCGCGCGGTGTCAGGCGGATGGGCACGGGCGTCAGCCCCGCCGGGCCCGCAAGAAGGCCTCGGGATCGAAAACCTCGGCGGGGCCGCTGTTCAGCCCTTCGTCGAGTGCCGTCTGCAGAGTGGTGATGGCCTGCTGGCGCGCCTGATCGCGCCGGATCAGCTCGCGGATATAGTCGCTGGAATTGGCGAAGGGTCCCTGTTCAGCCCGGGTCTCGACCCAGGTTTTCATCTGTTCGGGCAGCGAGATGTTCATGGTGGACATGGTGGTGATCCCTAGGCTGGCTCTCTCAATATATGGCAAAGATCGCCATCCGCAACGAATTGCCGGCGCTCTTGTGCCCCCTGCCCCGCAGTGCACAACATATCGGCAGAAAAGCCTTGCCCGAATCCCCTTGCTTCCAATGCGCGTGGGCGTTGCGGCCGGGGCAGGACGAAAGCGCCGGCCTGCCGACGCCGGGGCAGATCTTGGCGGCGATGACCGCGGGCGCGGTGGGCGGGCCGGGCTATGATGCCGAATGGCCCGAGCGCGCCGCCAAGACGATGTGGCAGCTGCCCCGAGGGGCCGAAACCCCACGCTTAGGCCAGTTTCAGTGCGATGATGCCCGACACGATCAGCGCGACCCCGGCCATGCGCATCAGCGTCGCCGGCTCGCCGAACAGCGCCATGCCAAGCGTGGCGGTGCCAAGCGCGCCGATCCCGGTCCAGACGGCATAGGCGGTGCCGACGGGCAGCGATTTCATCGCCTGTGCCAGCAGGAAGAAGCTGGCCAGCGCGCCGAGGATCGTCAGCGTGGTCGGCAGCAGGCGGGTGAAGCCGTCGGACCATTTCAGGCCAAGCGCCCAGGCAACCTCCAGCAGGCCGGCGATCAGGACCAGAACCCAAGGGCTTGCGGGCATCAGGCGGCGAGGCCCTTGCTGCCCATGTCGAGGAACTTCTGGCGGCGGTCCTTGATGAGCGCGTCAGGCTTCTTGCCCGACAGTTCCTTCAGCATCGCCTCGATCGCCTTGCCCACCGCGTCGATCGCCTCGCGCGGGGCGCGCTGTGCGCCGCCGACGGGTTCCTGGACGATGCGGTCGATCACGCCCAGCTTCAGCAGGTCCTGCGCGGTCAGGCGCAGCGCCTCGGCAGCCTCGCGCATCTTCTCGGCGTCCTTCCACAGGATGCTGGCGCAGCCCTCGGGCGAGATCACCGAATAGATGGAATGCTCCAGCATGGCGATGCGGTTGGCGGTGGCAAAGGCCACGGCGCCGCCCGATCCGCCCTCGCCGATGATGACGGCGATCAGCGGGGTGCCGAGTTCGAGGCATTTCTGCGTGGTGCGGGCGATGGCCTCGGACTGGCCGCGCTCTTCCGCGCCCTTGCCGGGATAGGCGCCGGGGGTGTCGACCAGCGTGATGACCGGCAGGCCGAAGCGGTGCGCCATGTCCATCAGCCGGATCGCCTTGCGATAGCCTTCGGGGCGGGCCATGCCGAAATTGCGCTCGATCCGGCTTTTGGTGTCATTGCCCTTCTCGTGGCCGATCACCATCACCGGGATGTCGTTGAACCGGGCGAGGCCGCCCATCACCGAATGGTCATCGGCAAAATTCCGGTCGCCGGCCAGCGGCGTGTATTCGGTGAACAGCGCCTCGATATAATCCTTGCAATGCGGACGGTCAGGGTGCCGCGCCACCTGGCATTTGCGCCAGGGCGTCAGATCCTTGTAGAGATCGCGCAGCAGCGTCTCGGCCTTGCGGTCAAGCGCGACGGCCTCCTTCTCCACGTCCATCTCTTCGTTCTTGCGCGCCAGTGCCCGAAGCTCTTCGGCCTTGCCTTCGATCTCGGCCAGCGGCTTTTCGAATTCGAGATAGTTCATGCATGCTCTCCGGTGCGGCGACGCATTGGGTTATGACGCCTGTAGGGGCTCATTGCAACTCGGCAAGAGCTGCAAGGTGCCCGCATGGCAAGGTTGTGAGGCGCATGGCCGGCGGCGGTCGGATGGTCGGAGCCGGGGCGCGTGCCGGCCGCCCCCTGCGCAGGCTTCGGTCAGGCTCTGCCCGATCCGGCTTGCGGCTGGGCAGGGTGCGCGCATACTGGGCGCCAGCGCGTGGCGGTTCATGTGGCCCACCCCGGAGGTGCCTGAGTGAGACATCGGTTCGAACGCCTGTGGCAGAAGCTCTCGGCCCCTGCCGGTTCGGGCGAGGGCGCGGCAGACCTGCCGCCGGAGCTGGCGGCCCGGCCGCTGCCGGTGATCTGGCTGCTGGGCAAGACCGGCGCGGGCAAGTCCACGCTGGTGCGGGCGCTGACCGGCCTGCCGCAGGTCGAGGTCGGCAATGGCTTTGCGCCCTGCACCCGCGCCTCGGCGCAGTTCGATTTCCCGCAGGGCCTCCCGCTGATGCGGTTCCTGGATACCCGCGGACTGGGCGAGGCGGGCTATGACCCGGCCGAGGATCTGGCGCTGTGCCAGAAGGCCGCGCATGTGATCCTGGTGGTGGCGCGGCTCGATGATCCGGTGCAGGGCGAGGTGGCCGATGTGCTGGCCACGCTGCGGCGCCGGCAGGGCAAGCTGCGGGCGCTGGTGGTGCATACCGGCGCCGACCTGCTGGGGACGCGCAGGAACGCTTCCGCGCCCGCGCCCGCACGCAAGGGCTGTTCGACAAGGCTGCGGGCGCGCCGCTGCCGCAGGTGGAGCTGTCCCTGCCCGCGCTGGACCCGATCCCGCCCGAGGCGGTGGCGCCGCTGACCGCGTTGCTGGACGAGATGCTGCCCGAGGTGGCGCTGGCCCTCGCGCGCGAGGACTACCGGGCGGGTGAGCCGGCGCGGTGGGCCGCGAACCGGGCCGAGGTGCTGTGGTATGCGGGTGCGGCAGGGGCCGCAGATGTGGCGCCGGTGGTGGGCGCGGTGGCGGTGCCGGGCGTGCAGGCGGCGATGCTGCGGGCGCTGGCGGCGCGCTATGGCGTGGAATGGACGCGGGCGCGGTTCTACGAATTCGCTGCCGCGCTTGGCACCGGGGCCGCGCTGCGCTTTGGCGCCAGCTACGGGCTGCGGCAGCTGGCCAAGCTGATCCCGGTCCTTGGCCAGACGGCGGGGGCGGCGGCGGCGGGCACCATCAGCTTTGCCGCCACCTATGCGCTCGGCCGCGCTGCCGCCGCCTATCTTCACGCCATCAGCGCCGGGCAGGCGGTCGCGCCGGGAGCCATCCGCAGCCTTTATCGGGACGCACTTGCGCAGGGCCGCCATGACGCTTCCTGAGCGGATCCGCGGCGCGCTGCTGCGATGGGACCGGCTGCTGGTGATCGCCACACTGGCGCTGCCCATTGCCGCGACCAGCGTGCTGGGGTTCCTCTGGCTGGGTCAGCAGGGCTATCTCTTGCAGTTTGTCGGCCTGTCGGCACTGTTCGGCGGCATGGTCACGCTGCTGCGCTGGCTGGCGCGGCGGCGCAGGCGGCCCGCGCCGGTGACGGTGGGCGACCTGGCCGCCGGGATGGCGGTCAGCGCCAATCCCGACTGGCTGCCCCATGAGGCCGCCGCCTTCGAGCGCGCCCGGGCCAGGATCGAGGCCACGACCGCCAGCGCGCAGCCGTGGGAGGCGTTGCCGGATCTCGCGCTTGGCATCGTCGATGAGGTGGCCAAGGGGTTCGGCAGCCGCACCGCGCTCGACTTCACCCTGCCCGAGGCGCTGCTGCTGATCGAGCGCAGCGTGACGCGATACCGCGCCCGACTGCGCGCGCATGTGCCCTTTGCCGATACCGTGTCGCTGCAGACGTTGCGCTGGATCTGGCGCAACCGCGGCAACCTGTCAGGGCTGTGGACGGCGGGGCGCTATGGCTACCGCGCGCTGCGGGTGCTGCTGAACCCGGCGGTGGGCATCGCGCGCGAGGTGGAGCTGATCGTGTCGGGCGGCAATTCCGACTGGCTCAGCGACCAGATGATGGGCGTGCTGCAGGCGATCTTGCTGGAGGAGGTCGCCTATTCGGCGGTGGAGCTCTATTCCGGGCGGCTGCGCTTCTCGGATGCCGAGCTGCTGGCGATAGAGCTGGAGCAGACCGATGCCGACATGGCCCGCATGGCCGAGGCGGACACCCCGCTCAGGGTGGTGTTCGTGGGCCAGACCAGCGCCGGGAAATCGACGCTCATCAACGCGCTGCTGGGGGATGACCGGGCGGAAACCGACATGGCGCCGACCACGCCCGGCCTCGTGACCTACGAGGCGGCGATCGGCGGCGTGCCCTGCCACTGGATCGACAGCCGCGGCATCGACGGGTCGGAGGCCAGCCTTGCCGCGCTGCTGGCCGAACTGCGCGAGGCGGACATGATCGTCTGGGTGCTGCGCGCCAACCGTCCGGGCCGCGCCGCCGATCTGGCGCTGCTGCAGCGCTTCGAGGCCAGCTTTGCCGCCGAGCCGGCGCGGCGGCGGCCCGAGATCCTCGCCGTGGCCAGCTGCATCGACCAACTGGCGCCGGGCTGGCCCTACCCGGAAAACCGCCTGCCGGCCGAGGTGCAGCAGGTCTTCGCCGGGGCGG belongs to Frigidibacter mobilis and includes:
- a CDS encoding type II toxin-antitoxin system RelE/ParE family toxin, translated to MPIRLTPRARQDLEAIWTHGAAEWGAARADAYLIALSHLFDLIVEFPEMSPLRPEFTPPVRLHPHGAHLVVHLEDDLGVLIVRVIGNRQDLLAALDG
- a CDS encoding type II toxin-antitoxin system ParD family antitoxin; the encoded protein is MSTMNISLPEQMKTWVETRAEQGPFANSSDYIRELIRRDQARQQAITTLQTALDEGLNSGPAEVFDPEAFLRARRG
- the sugE gene encoding quaternary ammonium compound efflux SMR transporter SugE — its product is MPASPWVLVLIAGLLEVAWALGLKWSDGFTRLLPTTLTILGALASFFLLAQAMKSLPVGTAYAVWTGIGALGTATLGMALFGEPATLMRMAGVALIVSGIIALKLA
- a CDS encoding acetyl-CoA carboxylase carboxyltransferase subunit alpha; amino-acid sequence: MNYLEFEKPLAEIEGKAEELRALARKNEEMDVEKEAVALDRKAETLLRDLYKDLTPWRKCQVARHPDRPHCKDYIEALFTEYTPLAGDRNFADDHSVMGGLARFNDIPVMVIGHEKGNDTKSRIERNFGMARPEGYRKAIRLMDMAHRFGLPVITLVDTPGAYPGKGAEERGQSEAIARTTQKCLELGTPLIAVIIGEGGSGGAVAFATANRIAMLEHSIYSVISPEGCASILWKDAEKMREAAEALRLTAQDLLKLGVIDRIVQEPVGGAQRAPREAIDAVGKAIEAMLKELSGKKPDALIKDRRQKFLDMGSKGLAA
- a CDS encoding GTPase family protein; its protein translation is MRHRFERLWQKLSAPAGSGEGAADLPPELAARPLPVIWLLGKTGAGKSTLVRALTGLPQVEVGNGFAPCTRASAQFDFPQGLPLMRFLDTRGLGEAGYDPAEDLALCQKAAHVILVVARLDDPVQGEVADVLATLRRRQGKLRALVVHTGADLLGTRRNASAPAPARKGCSTRLRARRCRRWSCPCPRWTRSRPRRWRR
- a CDS encoding GTPase; this encodes MTLPERIRGALLRWDRLLVIATLALPIAATSVLGFLWLGQQGYLLQFVGLSALFGGMVTLLRWLARRRRRPAPVTVGDLAAGMAVSANPDWLPHEAAAFERARARIEATTASAQPWEALPDLALGIVDEVAKGFGSRTALDFTLPEALLLIERSVTRYRARLRAHVPFADTVSLQTLRWIWRNRGNLSGLWTAGRYGYRALRVLLNPAVGIAREVELIVSGGNSDWLSDQMMGVLQAILLEEVAYSAVELYSGRLRFSDAELLAIELEQTDADMARMAEADTPLRVVFVGQTSAGKSTLINALLGDDRAETDMAPTTPGLVTYEAAIGGVPCHWIDSRGIDGSEASLAALLAELREADMIVWVLRANRPGRAADLALLQRFEASFAAEPARRRPEILAVASCIDQLAPGWPYPENRLPAEVQQVFAGAVAAIAGDMGGLRPLPVCAVSPDWNVEPLRAEMEAGLGHALLVQRNRRRMAANRGGRSVAEAARSGRGFLQGAGKFGSRLARRAFSSGTPPE